The following nucleotide sequence is from Phycisphaera sp..
GCGTTCATGTCACCCTGCTCGATGGCGGCCTTCTCGTCGGCACCGATGGTGTACAACTCGAACACACCGATCTGGCCGACAAATCCGGTGCCGCCGCTCTCGGGGCAGGGCACCATCTTCTTGTTGACCTCGATGTGCGTGCGGTGGCGGTACAGCGTCTTGACCTTGTCGGGAGACAGGCCCAGCTTCTTGAGCATGTCCGGACTCGGCACGTAGGCCTCGCGGCTGGATTCGGCCAGGGCCCGCACCAGCTTGCCCGCGACCACACCCTTCAGTGCCTGGGCCGCCAACCCATTGTCGTGCAGCGCCCGGCGGTACATCTCGACCGCCTGCAACGCGTTCTCCGCGGGCACCGACAGGTACACACGCGTGTGGTCAAGATCGCCCTTGGCCGACTCCAGAGCCGTCGCCTCGTCGACCACCTCGGCCACACCCACGACGCTCGGGTCGCGACGCAGGATCGACCGCAGCAGGGTGGCATGGTCGGGCCCCTTGCCCGTCGGGCTCCACACGTTCTGGCGGATACCCTCGAGTGTGTCCTGCTGCTCGAGTTCGATGCTCTGGATGTTCGACGTGTACGCGTCGTGCATCTTCAGCAAGGTGTACAGCATCGTCGTGCGGCCCATGCCCTTGGGGGCCGCCAGCAGCACAACACCCGTGCCATCATCGACGAGTTTCTGTAACACCTCGCGTTGCTGCGGCAACAGCCCAAGGTTGTCGCCCTTGCGGCGGACCGACTTGGACGGGTCAACCACGATCGTAAGCTTGAGGCCCTGCTGGCCGCCGCTGGAGATCACTCGCAAGTGGTGACGCTCGCCGCCCTTGGATACGTCCGGCTCGCCCACCTGGCGGCGGCGCTCGCCGGCCTCCAGGCCCGAGGCGGTCTGCCAGAACGCGATCACCCGCATCGCGTCCTGCGGCGCCAGCGGCTCGCCTACCACGGTACGGAGCCCATCCACGGTATGGGCAACCGCGTAGCCCTGCTCGCCGGCGGGGAGCAGTTCGATCTTGTGAGCCCGCCCGGCAACACCATCGATGTACAACTTCTCGGCAGCCGCACGCACGATCATCTCGGCGGTGCCGTCTTCGGGCGCTTCCATCGTAATGCCATCGGGCTTGACGATGGCAAGCTGGACACGCGCGGACTTCTTGGCTTCCTTCGCGGTCTTGCGTGCTTCCATCCAACTGGCGATATTCATCGTCAGGTGGTGCTCCTCGGGCACCCGCTCGTCCTTATTGGCCATCTGCACGTACATGAGCGGCGGAACTGCCAGCAGCAACGCCACAACGGGAAAGGCGACCAGGAACGCCACGATGCCCGAGAGCGGGTTGACCACGATCACCACGATCGCCAGCAACGCGGTCGCCATGTACACCATGTTCCACTTCTCACGAGGGAGGTAGAACCGGGCCGCGTGCTTGTCCGCCACGCTGGAGACGAACCATCCCCAACCGGCGAACATAGCCACGAAGAGAATCGCCTTCCACCAGGAAGCGAGCACGAACGCTTCGGCCAGCATGACCGAGGGCGTAGAGGTGAGCAAGGGCTGGGTCAGATCCACGAGTGGCGTTCCTTTATCATCTCAAGGGCCATTCGGCTGCGAGGCCCAACGGGCTCGCGGCGGCGTTCCGAACGAATTCAGCGCTTCTGCGAGGCGCCGCCAAACTTCTTCAGGCGCATCTGGAGATCATCCTTGTTGGGGCTGCTCTCCATCGCGATGCGCTGGTGGATGTACTCTTCCTCGATCAGCTTCACGAGCCACGCGTTGAAGTCCACCATGCCCTGCTGCTGGGCCTCGATGGAGTTCAGGTACTCACGAAGCTCGCCCTCGCGTTCCTCGAGGATGTGCTTCTGCACGACCGTGTCGTTGATCAGGATCTCGATGGCCGGGATACGCGGGATGTGCTCGTGCAGCGTCGGCAGCAGCTTCTGGTACACGAACGCCCGCATCTGGTAGGCGAGCATCCGGCGGATGCCCTCGACCTCGTCGGTCTCAAACAAGCCGTAGATACGACTGAACGTTTGAGTCGTACTCGACGCGTGGATGGTCCCATACACAAGGTGGCCCGTCTCGGCCGCGTTCAGCGCGGCCTCGAAGGTCGACTTATCGCGCATCTCACCGATCAGCACGAGGTCGGGATTCTCACGCACCAGGGCCTTCAGCGCGATGTTGAAGTCCAGCACGTCGATGCCGATCTCGCGCTGGTTAATCGTCGCCTTCTTGTCGTTGAAGATGTACTCGATCGGATCCTCGATCGTCACGATGTGGATCGGTTTGCGCTGGTTTACATAATCGATCATTGACGCGATCGTCGTCGACTTGCCCGACCCGGTCACACCGCTCAGCAGCACCACGCCCTGGGGCTGCAACGCGATCTTGCCCATCGCCTCGGGCAGGTGCAACTTCTCGAAGGGAAGGATGTTGCTCGTGATCAAGCGGGCCGCCAGCGAGATGCGGCCTCGGGCCTTGAACAGGTTCATGCGGAAACGGGCGCTGTCGTCGTAGTCGTACGCGAAATCCACGCTGCCGAAGTGGGCCAGATCCTCGAGTTGCTGCTCGTCCAGGGTGGCCTTGATGATCTCTACCCAGTCGGCGCTGGTCACGGGGGCCGTGTCCAGCGGCTTGAGGGCACCACGCACACGCAGCTTCGGGGGCTGGTCGGTCTTGATGATCAGGTCCGATGCCCCGAACTTGATACAGGTCTTCAGGAACTCGCCCAGCCTGGTGGCGTGGGGATCCCGCTTCACGCCCATGAAGTCCGAAATCGGGGCGGTGTGCCCCGTGGCCGACTCTTCGCTGTGGACCGCCGTGTTTCCGCTGCTCATGCTCTGCCAACTCCCGCCGCCGCTCGCGGCGACGCATTCCGAGGATCATCCGATTGGCCCGACCCGGGGCTGTTCGAGGCCGGCCCTCAACACCGGCCCAGACGCACGCTACCGAGCCAAACCCGATCAGCCCGAACCCGCCCGAAAGCGGAGGGTCGAGCCCTAAATGTAGCGCCGTTGCCCCCCCCGACCGTTACCAGCAATGGCCCAATCTTTGCTTATACACCACAAAATTGTTCCGGTGGCACATCGTCCGAGAAGACCCAGGCCAGGCTTGGGCCCTGTTCGTAGGCGCTCAGACGCAGGTTCCGCAAGCACCGCATTTCGATTTCCGCGCATGACAAGGGGCCCTTCCGGGCCCCCACTGTCGGTTGGTTCTTGAGATCAGGCCGGAGCGGCCTCGGCCTCGGCCTGCTCTTCTTCCTCTTGCCTCAGCCCAAGGAAGTTGGCCTCCAGTTCCAGACGCAGCTTTTCCATGGCCTTGTTCTGGATCTGGCGGACACGCTCCTTGGTCACGCCGATGATCTGCCCGACCTGCTCAAGGGTCATGGGCTTCTCCTCGCCGCTCTCGAGCCCGAAGCGGTGCTCGATGACGGTGCGCTCCACGTCGGTGAGTTCGGCACGGTTGTCATTGACAATCCGCTTGACCTCCTCGGCCGCGTCACGCTCGAAGTCGGCCCGCTTGGTCTCGAGGAAGTTGGACTTCTCGAGCTTGGGGTCGAAATCGGTCGGGAAGCGCTGGCGGTACTTGCTCAGCTTCATGCCCTGGCGGCTGAAGGCCTTCAGGATGGCCCGGCAGGCGTAGGTACTGAACTTGTACCCACGACCGGCGTCGAACTTGTCAACCGCACGGAGCAGGGCCATGTTGCCCTCGCTCACCAGGTCGGCAAAGTCCACCTCGCTCATGCGGGTGCGTTTGGCCATAGCCAGCACCAGCGCGAGGTTGGTCTCGGCGATCTGCTCGCGGATCAGGTCGGCACGCCGATACCACCACAGGATCTTCTCGGCCTGCTCGGGATTCGGCTTGCGATTCGGGTTTTCCCAGACTTCCTGCTGGAGCATCCACACCCGGTGTCGCGCGTAGTTGAACTGGTGGAACAGCACCTTTTCCTCGGCGGCCGTCAGGATGACCTGCTGGCTGCTCTTCACGGTCCGGGTGCGGGTGGCCGACAGGTCGTCCATGACTGGGTGATACCACGCGGTATCGGGCTTCTGAACATCAGGAGCCTCGTCGTAGATCTTCGTGTCGGCGGCGTCCTCGTAGAACGCCGGGCTGTCGATGTAGTCCATCTCCTGGGCCATGATCTGGTCCAGCAGCCGCTCATCGTCGGGGCTCAGACGGCGCCGCGCTCCGCGCGCCACGGTGCCCTGACCCGCAATACCGGCGTGCTGCCGGCGGCGAGCCTGCTCAAGCGGGCTTGGTCCCTGGCCTCGATTCTGCCTCATCGGTCACTTCCCTTCGCACTCGGCGTGGCCCGCATCGCTCGGGGCCCTGTGGCGGCTCGTGGTGAGCCTTGCCTTGCCACACGCCATGCTGCCTGACGCCCGGACCGGCTCACCGGCCCGCACGTATAACCCAACACTTGGTGGTACGACCTTGTTCGCCCGAGCGATACCAAAACCCGAGCGGCCGCACCAACCCGACACTGCCCAAACTCTCCCCACCACGAGGAGCTCGAACACACCAATCTCGTCGCGGACCTCCGTGCCGCCGTGGACTAAGACGCCGGGGATCTTCGCGGGATCGGCTCCCAGGGAATCCCTCGGCTTTGTCGCCCTCGGCTCTGGCAGCGGCCTTTGCTTTCGTGTAGGCTCGCCTGCCTTGGAGACGCACAATCATCATACGACGCGCACCAGACAAAAGTTTCCCCTTTCCAACGGACAAGGGGGCAACATTGCCAGAATGGCGTAAACCCTAAGAACCCCACGAACCTCGTCAGCGAGTCGATCCATCGCCATCCCTGCGACGACTCACGCGAGCACAGCCGTCAACATAACGGCAAATGCCCCTCCTGTCCATCCAAAATTATCCAGTTTTCCCCATAGGTTATCCCTAACAACGACCGCTCCCTACTATTGCCCATGGCCAAACGGTCCCGACGAAATGGGTGGAAAAAGAACGCGATCGTGACAGGGGTGCTCCTGTCGCCGATCGCGATTCTGGCTCTCTTGTTCTGGCTACTGGCTGCGGCCTACCAATCGGAACTCGACCGGCCCCGGTCGGCAGGCCCGGGCGATCAGCCCTTGGCCTTGCCGTAAAGCTCGGCCACCTTGGCCCAATTTACCACGTTCCACCACGACTTCACGTAGTCCGGGCGGCGGTTCTGGTAGTTCAGGTAGTACGCGTGCTCCCAGACGTCGACGCCCAGGATGGGGGTGTGGCCGTCCATGAGCGGGCTGTCCTGGTTGGGCGTGCTGGTGACCTGGAGCTTGCCGCCGCCATCGACGACCAGCCAGGCCCAGCCCGAGCCGAAGCGGCCGGCCGCGGCCGCGGCAAAATCGTCCTTAAACTTGTCCATGCCGCCCAGGTCGGCGTCGATGGCCTTGGCCAGGTCGCCGTCGGGGCTCCCGCCGCCCTTGGGGCCCATGACCTGCCAGAACAGGCTGTGGTTGGCGTGGCCGCCGCCGTTGTTGATTACGGCCTGCCGTTTATCTTGCGGCACGTCGTTGATGTTCTTGAGGACCTCCTCGACCGACTTGTTGGCCATCGGCGAGCCTTCGAGGGCAGCGTTGAGCTTGTCGACATAGCCCTGGTGGTGCTTGCCGTGGTGGATCTCCATCGTCTTCGCATCGATATGCGGCTCGAGGGCGTCCTTGGCGTAGGGCAGA
It contains:
- the tadA gene encoding Flp pilus assembly complex ATPase component TadA; the encoded protein is MDLTQPLLTSTPSVMLAEAFVLASWWKAILFVAMFAGWGWFVSSVADKHAARFYLPREKWNMVYMATALLAIVVIVVNPLSGIVAFLVAFPVVALLLAVPPLMYVQMANKDERVPEEHHLTMNIASWMEARKTAKEAKKSARVQLAIVKPDGITMEAPEDGTAEMIVRAAAEKLYIDGVAGRAHKIELLPAGEQGYAVAHTVDGLRTVVGEPLAPQDAMRVIAFWQTASGLEAGERRRQVGEPDVSKGGERHHLRVISSGGQQGLKLTIVVDPSKSVRRKGDNLGLLPQQREVLQKLVDDGTGVVLLAAPKGMGRTTMLYTLLKMHDAYTSNIQSIELEQQDTLEGIRQNVWSPTGKGPDHATLLRSILRRDPSVVGVAEVVDEATALESAKGDLDHTRVYLSVPAENALQAVEMYRRALHDNGLAAQALKGVVAGKLVRALAESSREAYVPSPDMLKKLGLSPDKVKTLYRHRTHIEVNKKMVPCPESGGTGFVGQIGVFELYTIGADEKAAIEQGDMNALATAFRKQGVPSIQQAAIVRAVEGATSVDEVIRVTVGSSKSKSTSSPKPATAST
- a CDS encoding PilT/PilU family type 4a pilus ATPase, yielding MSSGNTAVHSEESATGHTAPISDFMGVKRDPHATRLGEFLKTCIKFGASDLIIKTDQPPKLRVRGALKPLDTAPVTSADWVEIIKATLDEQQLEDLAHFGSVDFAYDYDDSARFRMNLFKARGRISLAARLITSNILPFEKLHLPEAMGKIALQPQGVVLLSGVTGSGKSTTIASMIDYVNQRKPIHIVTIEDPIEYIFNDKKATINQREIGIDVLDFNIALKALVRENPDLVLIGEMRDKSTFEAALNAAETGHLVYGTIHASSTTQTFSRIYGLFETDEVEGIRRMLAYQMRAFVYQKLLPTLHEHIPRIPAIEILINDTVVQKHILEEREGELREYLNSIEAQQQGMVDFNAWLVKLIEEEYIHQRIAMESSPNKDDLQMRLKKFGGASQKR
- a CDS encoding sigma-70 family RNA polymerase sigma factor; this translates as MRQNRGQGPSPLEQARRRQHAGIAGQGTVARGARRRLSPDDERLLDQIMAQEMDYIDSPAFYEDAADTKIYDEAPDVQKPDTAWYHPVMDDLSATRTRTVKSSQQVILTAAEEKVLFHQFNYARHRVWMLQQEVWENPNRKPNPEQAEKILWWYRRADLIREQIAETNLALVLAMAKRTRMSEVDFADLVSEGNMALLRAVDKFDAGRGYKFSTYACRAILKAFSRQGMKLSKYRQRFPTDFDPKLEKSNFLETKRADFERDAAEEVKRIVNDNRAELTDVERTVIEHRFGLESGEEKPMTLEQVGQIIGVTKERVRQIQNKAMEKLRLELEANFLGLRQEEEEQAEAEAAPA
- a CDS encoding superoxide dismutase; this translates as MAFTLPDLPYAKDALEPHIDAKTMEIHHGKHHQGYVDKLNAALEGSPMANKSVEEVLKNINDVPQDKRQAVINNGGGHANHSLFWQVMGPKGGGSPDGDLAKAIDADLGGMDKFKDDFAAAAAGRFGSGWAWLVVDGGGKLQVTSTPNQDSPLMDGHTPILGVDVWEHAYYLNYQNRRPDYVKSWWNVVNWAKVAELYGKAKG